In one window of Thermoplasmata archaeon DNA:
- a CDS encoding BlaI/MecI/CopY family transcriptional regulator, whose protein sequence is MELGDLELAVLRAVRNLGPATSGVIYDEVRKTRDVAYTSVTTTLYRLVDKDLIAIRKESEKKIYYRLKEGRAYRKAMAAMIDRVLNTFGGAAVSYLLENPSSLPKDQLGSLRTEVEKRQSREKRDG, encoded by the coding sequence ATGGAGCTTGGCGACCTCGAGTTGGCAGTGCTCCGTGCTGTCCGGAACCTAGGGCCGGCGACGTCGGGCGTAATCTACGACGAAGTGCGGAAGACACGCGATGTCGCGTACACGAGCGTGACGACGACTCTCTACCGGCTCGTCGACAAGGACCTCATCGCGATTCGGAAGGAGAGCGAGAAGAAAATCTACTACCGGTTGAAAGAGGGCCGGGCCTATCGAAAGGCGATGGCCGCGATGATCGATCGCGTGCTGAACACCTTCGGCGGGGCGGCCGTCTCCTACCTGCTCGAGAATCCATCCTCCCTTCCGAAGGATCAGCTCGGATCGCTGAGGACGGAGGTCGAGAAACGGCAATCCAGGGAGAAGCGGGATGGCTAG